The nucleotide sequence GCTTCGGCCTGGCGGGGATGCGCGCGCGGGTCGAGCAGGTCTCCGGCATGATGACGGTGTCCAGCACGCCCGGTTCGGGCACGACGATCAAGATCGAGGTCAGCTGTTGAGCATCCGGATCGTGCTCGCCGACGACCACCCGGTGGTGCGCGCGGGCCTGGTCGGGCTGCTCGCGATGGAGGCGGACTTCGAAATCGTCGGCGAGGCGGCCGACGGGGCCGAGGCGGTCGCCGTGACCGCCGCGCTCCGGCCGGACGTCGTGCTGATGGACCTGCGGATGCCGGAACTCGACGGGGTCGCGGCGACCGCGCGGATCGTGGCCGAGGTGCCGGGCTGCCGCGTGCTGATCCTGACCACCTACGACACGGACCAGAACATCGTGCACGCCGTCGAGGCGGGCGCTTCGGGTTACCTCCTCAAGGACGCGACCCCCGAGGAGCTGGCGGCGGCGGTCCGCGCCGCGGCGGGCGGGGAAACCGTGCTGTCCC is from Amycolatopsis mediterranei and encodes:
- a CDS encoding response regulator, whose amino-acid sequence is MSIRIVLADDHPVVRAGLVGLLAMEADFEIVGEAADGAEAVAVTAALRPDVVLMDLRMPELDGVAATARIVAEVPGCRVLILTTYDTDQNIVHAVEAGASGYLLKDATPEELAAAVRAAAGGETVLSPAIVAKLVNHLRSPAPAPAEPELLTPRETQVLRLVARGLTNADIGRELHISETTVKTHLVRMFAKLEVGDRTAAVTVAMQRGVFPG